Proteins encoded together in one Pseudoroseomonas cervicalis window:
- a CDS encoding 3-hydroxyacyl-CoA dehydrogenase family protein translates to MNIAIIGAGLMGHALALVFAIGGHRVRLTDSNPEALARAPGLMEKARATLEREGEAGGLSAEGLRERVTLHDTLAATVADAALVIEAIIEKPEPKRALFAELDALMPAEALLASNTSYLDVFPLMPPARLPRALIMHWYTPPYLVDLVDLVGSPECPEAVVEELAAELRRMGKVPLVMRRFLPGYIANRLQSALSLECYRLMDEGYATPQEIDEAIIHGLGLRLLLLGQMAKGDFTGLPLSAHALANRMYAPPEPQGRSATLDAALEQGRTGVMAGRGFYDWGGADPATLMAERDRRLIALKRALRQIGPMAGLGAGTTSDNRQDETTR, encoded by the coding sequence ATGAACATCGCCATCATCGGCGCCGGGCTGATGGGCCATGCGCTGGCCCTGGTCTTCGCCATCGGCGGCCACCGCGTGCGGCTCACCGACAGCAACCCGGAGGCGCTCGCCCGCGCGCCCGGCCTGATGGAGAAGGCCCGCGCCACGCTGGAGCGGGAGGGGGAGGCCGGGGGCCTGTCCGCCGAGGGGCTGCGCGAGCGCGTCACCCTGCACGACACCCTGGCCGCGACGGTTGCCGACGCCGCCCTGGTGATCGAGGCGATCATCGAGAAGCCCGAGCCCAAGCGCGCCCTCTTCGCCGAGCTGGACGCGCTGATGCCAGCGGAGGCGCTGCTGGCCAGCAACACCTCCTATCTCGACGTCTTCCCGCTGATGCCGCCCGCGCGCCTCCCGCGCGCGCTGATCATGCACTGGTACACGCCGCCCTATCTGGTCGATCTGGTCGATCTGGTGGGCAGCCCGGAATGCCCTGAGGCGGTGGTGGAGGAACTGGCGGCGGAGCTGCGCCGCATGGGCAAGGTGCCGCTGGTGATGCGCCGCTTCCTGCCCGGCTACATCGCCAACCGGCTGCAATCGGCGCTCTCCCTCGAATGCTACCGGCTGATGGATGAGGGCTACGCCACGCCGCAGGAGATCGACGAGGCGATCATCCACGGCCTCGGCCTGCGCCTGCTGCTGCTGGGCCAGATGGCGAAGGGCGATTTCACCGGCCTGCCGCTCTCCGCCCATGCGCTGGCCAACCGCATGTATGCGCCGCCCGAGCCGCAGGGCCGCAGCGCCACGCTGGACGCGGCGCTGGAACAGGGCCGCACCGGCGTGATGGCCGGGCGCGGCTTCTATGATTGGGGCGGGGCCGACCCCGCCACCCTGATGGCCGAGCGCGACCGCAGACTGATCGCGCTGAAGCGCGCGCTGCGGCAGATCGGCCCGATGGCCGGGCTCGGCGCCGGCACCACTTCCGACAACAGGCAGGACGAGACCACGCGATGA
- a CDS encoding SDR family NAD(P)-dependent oxidoreductase has translation MIRYELSGKRALVTGGASGIGLATVRLLAGAGCRVAINHLENDPRGAEMVAELRAAGHDVIAAPGNVGDATDGPRMVAQAIADLGGLDYLVNNAGTPGTSSLIPPTALERLTEELWQTVLQVNLLGVFRCAKAAAPALQEAGGAVVNVASIAGLDSPGSSMAYGATKAGVVSLTKNLARGLAPRVRVNAVAPGAVDSSWMVEWTPERRAASAEKALLKRRCTPEDLAEVIVFLLAGAGMVTGQTVVVDGGLTLESR, from the coding sequence ATGATCCGCTACGAGCTTTCCGGCAAGCGCGCCCTGGTCACCGGCGGCGCTTCCGGCATCGGGCTGGCGACGGTGCGGCTGCTGGCCGGCGCCGGCTGCCGCGTCGCCATCAACCACCTGGAGAACGACCCGCGCGGGGCCGAGATGGTGGCCGAGCTGCGCGCCGCCGGGCATGACGTCATCGCCGCCCCCGGCAATGTCGGCGATGCCACGGACGGGCCGCGCATGGTGGCGCAGGCGATCGCCGATCTCGGCGGGCTCGACTATCTGGTGAACAATGCCGGCACGCCCGGCACCAGCAGCCTGATCCCGCCCACCGCGCTGGAGCGGCTGACCGAGGAGCTGTGGCAGACCGTGCTGCAGGTGAACCTGCTCGGCGTGTTCCGCTGCGCCAAGGCGGCGGCGCCGGCACTGCAGGAAGCCGGCGGCGCGGTGGTCAATGTCGCCTCCATCGCCGGGCTCGACAGCCCCGGCAGCTCCATGGCCTATGGCGCCACCAAGGCGGGTGTCGTCAGCCTGACGAAGAACCTGGCGCGCGGCCTCGCACCCCGGGTGCGCGTCAATGCGGTCGCGCCCGGCGCCGTCGATTCCTCCTGGATGGTGGAGTGGACGCCGGAGCGGCGCGCCGCCTCGGCCGAGAAGGCGCTGCTGAAGCGCCGCTGCACGCCGGAGGATCTGGCGGAGGTGATCGTCTTCCTGCTGGCCGGGGCAGGCATGGTCACCGGCCAGACCGTGGTGGTCGATGGCGGGCTGACGCTGGAATCGCGCTGA
- a CDS encoding thiamine pyrophosphate-binding protein produces the protein MRQNGAEWLARSIARSGQSHVFFIDAVLRPTLMALQAEGVQPVLAHSEKGAAYMADGYARIAGLPGIVAAQSVGAANLAAALQDAYLARAPLLALTGRKTPAAQHRNAYQEVAHAPLFAPVTKFSAAVESTAELPRLFRQAWAAAVSASPRPAHLDLNGLMGEVVEQGEAPEPPAELGAWRAPRHRPLPDPALVEDAARRLAACPRVAILAGDGAAQSRCGAELLALAERLRAPIVTSLGARALVPTRHPLVAGVSGTYSAPPANRVLHAADLVLMVGCDGGDQVTLNWRLPRAGAGIIRLDADPMELAQDSAGGATALDLLCDPAAGLAALADALGRPERDDSFAGQAAGWMAEWRQAMAPRLTSDEAPIDPARLCAEISASLPEDGVLVADTGYSGIWTGTLVEFNGAGQEYLRAAGSLGWAFPAALGAKCAAGARKVVCYSGDGALYYHLTELETAKRRGIAVTLVVNNNRGFGQGWPNLLRAAGNRPEVAGTLLRFGEHTDFCAIARGFGLRGIRVERAGEIGPALREAMASDETVLVEVMTGIDHRAPEPWSPES, from the coding sequence ATGCGCCAGAACGGGGCGGAATGGCTGGCGCGCAGCATCGCGCGTTCCGGCCAGAGCCATGTCTTCTTCATCGACGCGGTGCTGCGCCCGACGCTGATGGCCCTGCAGGCCGAGGGGGTGCAGCCGGTGCTGGCGCATTCCGAGAAGGGCGCGGCCTATATGGCCGATGGCTATGCCCGCATCGCCGGCCTGCCCGGCATCGTCGCCGCGCAATCCGTGGGCGCCGCCAATCTGGCCGCCGCCTTGCAGGACGCGTATCTGGCCCGCGCGCCGCTGCTGGCGCTGACCGGCCGCAAGACGCCCGCCGCCCAGCACCGCAACGCCTATCAGGAGGTGGCGCACGCCCCGCTCTTCGCGCCGGTGACCAAATTCTCGGCCGCGGTGGAGAGCACGGCGGAGCTGCCGCGCCTGTTCCGCCAGGCCTGGGCGGCCGCCGTCTCGGCCTCGCCCCGTCCGGCGCATCTCGACCTGAACGGGCTGATGGGGGAGGTGGTGGAGCAGGGCGAGGCGCCCGAACCCCCGGCCGAGCTCGGCGCCTGGCGCGCGCCGCGCCACCGCCCGCTGCCCGACCCGGCGCTGGTGGAGGATGCCGCGCGGCGGCTCGCCGCCTGCCCGCGTGTGGCGATCCTGGCCGGCGATGGCGCGGCGCAGTCGCGCTGCGGGGCGGAGCTGCTGGCCCTGGCCGAGCGGCTGCGCGCCCCCATCGTCACCAGCCTCGGCGCCCGGGCGCTGGTGCCGACGCGGCATCCATTGGTGGCGGGCGTCTCCGGCACCTATTCCGCGCCGCCAGCCAACCGCGTGCTGCATGCCGCCGATCTCGTGCTGATGGTGGGCTGCGATGGCGGCGATCAGGTGACGCTGAACTGGCGCCTGCCGCGCGCCGGGGCCGGGATCATCCGCCTGGATGCCGACCCGATGGAGCTGGCGCAGGACAGCGCCGGCGGGGCCACGGCGCTCGATCTGCTCTGCGATCCGGCCGCCGGCCTCGCGGCGCTGGCCGACGCGCTGGGCCGCCCCGAGCGGGACGACAGCTTCGCTGGCCAGGCGGCGGGCTGGATGGCGGAGTGGCGCCAAGCCATGGCGCCGCGCCTCACCTCCGACGAGGCGCCGATCGACCCCGCCCGGCTCTGCGCCGAGATTTCTGCCAGTTTGCCCGAGGATGGGGTGCTGGTGGCGGATACCGGCTATTCCGGCATCTGGACCGGCACGCTGGTGGAGTTCAACGGGGCGGGGCAGGAGTATCTGCGCGCCGCCGGCTCGCTGGGCTGGGCCTTCCCGGCGGCGCTCGGCGCCAAATGCGCGGCCGGGGCGCGCAAGGTGGTCTGCTACAGCGGCGACGGCGCGCTCTACTACCACCTGACCGAGCTGGAGACCGCCAAGCGCCGCGGCATCGCGGTGACGCTGGTGGTCAACAACAATCGCGGCTTCGGCCAGGGCTGGCCGAACCTGCTGCGCGCCGCCGGCAACCGGCCGGAGGTCGCCGGCACGCTGCTGCGCTTCGGCGAGCACACGGATTTCTGTGCCATCGCCCGCGGTTTCGGCCTGCGCGGCATCCGCGTCGAGCGCGCCGGGGAGATCGGCCCCGCCTTGCGTGAGGCCATGGCATCGGACGAGACCGTGCTGGTCGAGGTGATGACCGGCATCGACCACCGCGCCCCCGAACCCTGGTCGCCGGAGAGCTGA